The genomic window TGCTCTGGTCCGAGCAGGACGAGGTGGCGGACCTGGCGGGCAGCATCGCCGGGCTGGGCGGCAGCTATCGCATCGAGCCGATCGGCGGGGGCAAGCAGCGTTATGTCACCGGCTTCGTTGTGCTTGACCGTGAGGCCTTCGCCGACCTCCGCTCTGATGAGGTCCGGCAGGGGATCGTCGACCACGAGTTCGGTCACCTGGTGGGGCTGGGGCACGTCGATGACCCGCGCCAGCTGATGCACGAGCACGGCGGCATCAACATGGCCTACGGCAACGGTGACCTGGCGGGGCTGGCCGCGCTGGGCTCCGTAGCCTGCCGGTGAGGCCCTGCGGTGGAGGCCCCTGCGGTGGAAGCCTGCGGTGGAGGCCCTGGTGGGTGATGAGGCCTTGGCGGAGCCGCTGTGATGGGTCAGCCCAGCCGACCGATCCTGAATCGGGTGAGCTCCTGCCTGGGCTCGTCGTCTCCATCGTGCTCATCGCGGAAGTCGGCCGAGGCGTCGGTGCCGCAGACGCCGAGGATCTCCCCGATCCCGCCGGGGTGCTCGTCGATCCAGTCGGTCAGGTCATAGACCTCACCGTTGATGGCGGCCCAGCACGACTCGCGTGACCCGTGCTCCGCAATCTCAGCCAGCGTGTAGGAAGGGTCCGCTGCGGATGGATCGGTTGCCGAGGGATCCGTCGTTTCAGGGCTGGTCGCGGACTCGCCGGACCCGGGAGCCGTTGCTCCTGGCTCGGCTGGCCCTGACTCGGCTGTCCCCGGCTCCGCTGCTGGGGGGTTGGCCGCGTCCGAGCTCCCGCTCGGGGTGACCGTCGACGGCACGCCGAACGAGGTGCGATCAGCCCAGGCTGCCTCAGCGCCGCTGTGTCCGACGACGGCCGTGAGCACCAGCACGACGAGGGA from Ornithinimicrobium cryptoxanthini includes these protein-coding regions:
- a CDS encoding cytochrome b5 domain-containing protein; the encoded protein is MTFAEDSGIFASIAGLPLHPLVVHVVVVFLPVSALGLITLVAVPRWRKHYGVLAVAVATMGAAGAFVAKESGDALADQVGLPRNHEDWGERLSTWAIVFAAVAIVWLVLDRRRSSSAQELHQGAPDASSGRLTGALPMLARLAGALVAVLSLVVLVLTAVVGHSGAEAAWADRTSFGVPSTVTPSGSSDAANPPAAEPGTAESGPAEPGATAPGSGESATSPETTDPSATDPSAADPSYTLAEIAEHGSRESCWAAINGEVYDLTDWIDEHPGGIGEILGVCGTDASADFRDEHDGDDEPRQELTRFRIGRLG